In Trichoderma asperellum chromosome 1, complete sequence, a single window of DNA contains:
- a CDS encoding uncharacterized protein (BUSCO:EOG092D1J6A): MANHHPSPTMMQMQHQAPPPGAPPQNVQPAHFNPPHQIAGLNQITAMNEAVWLQIGSFSELLRVPDEAMHAYERALQANPNSTAAMNAIGMLLKGREAFDKALEFFRAIVQLDQNNGEAWGNLGHCYLMTENLQKAYDAYQQALVNLRDPKDPMLWYGIGILYDRYGSYDYAEEAFSQVMTIQPDFEKANEIYFRLGIIYKQQSKFNQSLDCFKYIVNSPPGPLTQEDIWFQIGHVHEQQKDFDGAKSAYQRVLDQSPNHAKVLQQLGWLYHQQSPSYESQERGIQYLEKSVAADNQDAQSWYLLGRCYMSQQKYPKAYEAYQQAVYRDGKNPTFWCSIGVLYYQINQYRDALDAYSRAIRLNPYISEVWYDLGTLYESCNNQIADALDAYQRAAELDPGNPHIKARLQLLRSGGTNGGPPPAAPQPADMHPSTYQTGPTGPPQWGGSTQQQSGGPPAATQAAGESWAGRLSNVNPPPQPPNPYESRSGEPFRGGPAPPLRQPSPPPQQELPTRQPYPELNRSGPSRRGPSPPPQAHQFAQPLPPPPPQSQSQPPAPPPAERRVVNPNWGGSTPSASAPPSNNPNSANPPPNGMTTFRPASSPRTADGRPPVHDNRMPSPKSAYPQHPAPPHYPHHSEMPPQSAPENNAPQPPPAPIAEAPAQRMDDRPPSVGPKRHREWEEESVAKKPANEETRARLENLNHRRPSTPPRDGYRRNSSEARRTEEQRRPEEPRRSDEPRHKTESYHPSEAAHHTQNHSVSSNHLPPMQPGSGPMTGVVHEKPQPPVVPKEEPRTEQAPPARPPPPPASEPERAARKMDVDEDYDDSGEDEKKAVVLTNGSGPTAASSDLKAPPSSTSNVNVASSSAPKTE, encoded by the exons ATGGCGAACCACCACCCGTCGCCTAcgatgatgcagatgcagcatcaggctcctcctccaggagCTCCGCCTCAAAATGTCCAGCCTGCTCACTTCAACCCGCCGCACCAGATTGCCGGCTTGAACCAGATCACGGCCATGAACGAGGCTGTGTGGTTGCAGATTG GAAGCTTCTCTGAATTGCTGCGAGTACCTGATGAGGCAATGCACGCCTACGAACGAGCCCTCCAGGCCAATCCCAACTCGACAGCCGCAATGAACGCGATCGGAATGCTCCTCAAGGGCCGAGAAGCATTCGACAAGGCTCTTGAATTCTTTCGAGCCATCGTCCAGCTCGACCAGAACAATGGTGAAGCTTGGGGCAATCTTG GCCATTGTTACTTGATGACCGAAAATCTACAAAAAGCGTATGACGCATATCAGCAAGCTCTTGTCAACCTCCGTGATCCCAAG GATCCCATGCTGTGGTATGGCATTGGCATTTTGTATGACCGGTACGGAAGCTATGATTATGCAGAAGAGGCATTCTCGCAAGTCATGACAATCCAGCCCGACTTCGAGAAGGCCAATGAGATTTACTTCCGACTgggtataatatataagcagCAATCGAAATTCAACCAGAGTTTAGAT tGTTTCAAATACATCGTCAACTCTCCCCCTGGACCTCTTACGCAGGAGGACATCTGGTTCCAAATCGGACACGTTCATGAGCAACAGAAAGAT TTCGACGGTGCCAAGTCTGCGTACCAGCGGGTGCTGGACCAGTCACCTAACCACGCCAAagttctgcagcagctgggtTGGCTGTACCACCAACAGAGCCCTTCATATGAGTCCCAGGAACGCGGTATCCAGTATCTAGAAAAATCTGTCGCAGCAG ACAACCAAGATGCGCAAAGTTGGTATCTTTTGGGCCGGTGCTACATGTCACAACAAAAGTATCCAAAAGCATATGAAGCCTACCAACAAGCTGTGTATCGCGATGGGAAGAATCCCACTTTTTGGTGCTCCATCGGTGTCTTGTATTACCAGATCAACCAATACCGAGATGCTTTGGACGCGTACTCGCGGGCTATTCGCCTGAACCCTTACATTTCTGAGGTCTGGTACGATCTCGGCACTCTG TACGAGTCTTGCAACAACCAGATCGCTGATGCCCTGGACGCCTACCAAAGGGCAGCGGAGTTGGATCCAGGTAACCCACACATCAAAGCTCgcctccagcttcttcgcTCTGGTGGTACCAATGGTGGCCCACCACCTGCCGCTCCTCAACCTGCTGATATGCATCCCTCAACGTATCAGACAGGTCCCACAGGTCCTCCTCAATGGGGAGGATCTACGCAACAACAATCGGGCGGCCCCCCTGCTGCTACtcaagctgctggcgagAGCTGGGCCGGCAGGCTCTCTAATGTTAACCCGCCTCCTCAGCCACCCAACCCTTATGAGAGTCGAAGTGGCGAGCCTTTCCGTGGTGGTCCGGCACCACCTCTTCGACAGCCCAGCCCTCCTCCGCAACAAGAGCTGCCGACTCGTCAACCATATCCTGAGCTTAACAGATCCGGCCCGTCACGCCGTGGCccatcaccgccgcctcAAGCTCACCAATTCGCGCAGCCTCTCcccccaccaccacctcaaTCCCAATCCCAACCTCCAGCCCCTCCGCCGGCTGAGCGACGTGTTGTCAACCCTAACTGGGGTGGTTCAACGCCTTCGGCATCGGCACCTCCTTCCAATAACCCGAATAGTGCTAATCCTCCTCCGAACGGTATGACTACTTTCCGACCAGCCAGCAGCCCTCGTACTGCTGATGGCCGCCCTCCCGTTCATGATAACCGCATGCCATCTCCAAAGTCGGCTTATCCCCAGCACCCGGCTCCACCACACTATCCTCACCATTCGGAGATGCCACCGCAGAGTGCTCCTGAGAATAATGCACCACAGCCACCCCCCGCCCCAATCGCTGAAGCTCCCGCCCAGCGTATGGATGATCGCCCTCCATCTGTTGGGCCAAAGAGACATCGCGAGTGGGAAGAGGAGTCTGTTGCTAAAAAGCCAGCCAATGAGGAGACTCGTGCCCGATTGGAAAACTTAAACCACCGCAGACCTTCAACTCCACCTCGTGATGGATACCGTCGCAATTCGTCTGAAGCTCGTAGGACGGAGGAGCAGCGCCGCCCTGAAGAGCCTAGGAGGTCCGACGAGCCGCGCCATAAGACGGAGAGCTATCACCCTTCTGAGGCTGCCCATCACACCCAAAACCACAGTGTGAGCTCGAATCACTTGCCGCCGATGCAGCCGGGATCGGGGCCCATGACTGGTGTCGTTCACGAAAAGCCTCAGCCGCCCGTTGTTCCTAAGGAAGAACCTCGCACGGAACAGGCTCCTCCGGCTCGACCACCCCCACCTCCCGCCTCTGAGCCTGAGCGCGCGGCTAGGAAAATGGATGTTGACGAGGACTACGACGACAGCGGagaggacgagaagaaggcagtCGTTCTCACCAATGGCTCTGGCCCTACAGCAGCCTCCAGCGATCTGAAAGCCCCACCATCTTCTACAAGCAACGTAAATGTTGCTTCTAGTTCTGCTCCCAAAACTGAATAA
- a CDS encoding uncharacterized protein (EggNog:ENOG41): MPFIQQRFGGAFNLSFRRGFCINTRIPQSVRQRQRLASYSNTSSQQRHARVAPRISIPSTQRQGFFNTQQPRKMASDEDYMAFLNKANQDAEEGQAAAASSAQSGGQRAFKTTDEGSVLPKSIADVLKDAFYVSEADEPFKGVSLKWKGEGGLPDEVEFAKLIHHWDAENAQVDIMDPVDWDSDGQYANIIDAVSEATRGNDVRVYRVARDLTRAEYWVISRDDKEDRIVGVKALGVES, from the exons ATGCCATTCATTCAACAAAGATTTGGTGGCGCCTTTAACCTGTCATTTAGAAGAGGGTTTTGTATCAACACCAGAATACCCCAGTCCGTCCGACAGCGCCAGCGATTAGCCAGCTATTCGAACACAAGCTCGCAGCAGCGACACGCTCGAGTCGCCCCGCGGATATCCATCCCTAGCACACAGCGTCAAGGATTTTTCAATACGCAGCAGCCCCGCAAGATGGCGAGCGACGAAGACTACATGGCCTTCCTTAACAAGGCGAACCAGGACGCAGAGGAGGGACAGGCGGCGGCTGCGTCGTCGGCCCAGAGCGGGGGACAGCGGGCGTTCAAGACGACGGACGAGGGGAGCGTACTGCCCAAGAGTATTGCAGATGTTTTGAAGGATGCGTTTTATGTGAGCGAGGCGGATGAGCCGTTTAAGGGGGTGTCGTTGAAGTGGAAGGGCGAAGGGGGGCTTCCAGATGAAG TCGAATTCGCGAAACTGATTCACCACTGGGACGCCGAGAACGCCCAAGTCGACATTATGGATCCTGTCGACTGGGACTCGGATGGACAATACGCTAATATCATCGATGCTGTGAGTGAGGCGACTCGAGGAAACGACGTCAGGGTTTATAGGGTTGCGAGGGATCTAACAAGAGCGGAATATTGGGTCATCTCACGAGACGATAAAGAGGATAGGATTGTTGGAGTGAAGGCACTGGGGGTTGAGTCGTGA
- the RPL3 gene encoding 60S ribosomal protein uL3, producing the protein MSHRKYEAPRHGSLAYLPRKRAARHRGKVKSFPKDDAKKPVHLTAAMGYKAGMTTIVRDLDRPGAKANKKEVVEAVSIIDTPPMIVVGLVGYIETPRGLRSLTTVWAEHLSDEVKRRFYKNWYKSKKKAFTKYAKKHSDNSGSSITRELERIKKYCTVVRVLAHTQIRKTPLKQKKAHLMEIQINGGSVAEKVDFGKDLFEKPVSVDSIFEQDEVIDVIAVTKGHGFSGVTARWGTKKLPRKTHKGLRKVACIGAWHPSHVQWTVARAGQEGYHHRTSVNHKVYRIGKGDAEDSASTETDVTKKKITPLGGFVRYGEVNNDFVMVKGSIPGTKKRVVTLRKSMWTHTSRKALEKISLKWIDTSSEFGHGAFQTPAEKKQFQGTLKKDLTSA; encoded by the exons ATGAGT CACCGCAAGTACGAGGCTCCCCGTCACGGCTCCCTGGCTTATCTGCCTCGGAAGCGCGCTGCCCGCCACCGCGGAAAGGTCAAGTC CTTCCCCAAGGATGACGCCAAGAAGCCCGTCCACCTGACTGCCGCCATGGGCTACAAGGCCGGTATGACCACGATCGTTCGTGACCTCGACCGACCCGGCGCGAAGGCAAACAAGAAGGAAGTTGTGGAGGCTGTTTCGATCATTGATACCCCCCCT ATGATCGTTGTTGGTCTTGTGGGCTACATCGAGACTCCCCGTGGTCTGCGCTCCCTCACCACCGTGTGGGCTGAGCACTTGTCCGACGAGGTTAAGCGACGATTCTACAAGAACTGGtacaagagcaagaagaaggctttCACCAAGTATGCCAAGAAGCACTCCGACAACAGCGGCTCTTCCATCACCCGCGAGCTCGAGCGCATCAAGAAGTACTGCACTGTCGTCCGTGTCCTTGCCCACACCCAGATCCGCAAGACTCCCctcaagcagaagaaggcccACCTTATGGAGATCCAGATCAACGGTGGCTCTGTCGCCGAGAAGGTCGACTTCGGCAAGGACCTCTTCGAGAAGCCCGTTTCCGTCGACTCCATCTTCGAGCAAGATGAGGTTATTGACGTTATCGCTGTCACCAAGGGTCACGGCTTCAGCGGTGTTACCGCCCGCTGGGGAACCAAGAAGCTCCCCCGTAAGACTCACAAGGGTCTCCGAAAGGTTGCCTGTATCGGTGCCTGGCATCCTTCCCACGTCCAGTGGACTGTTGCCCGTGCTGGTCAGGAGGGTTACCACCACCGTACCTCTGTCAACCACAAGGTTTACAGAATCGGCAAGGGTGACGCTGAGGACAGCGCCTCCACCGAGACCGATgtcaccaagaagaagatcaCTCC TCTCGGTGGCTTCGTCCGCTACGGTGAGGTTAACAACGACTTCGTCATGGTCAAGGGCTCTATCCCTGGTACCAAGAAGCGTGTTGTGACCCTCCGTAAGTCCATGTGGACTCACACCTCAAGAAAGGCTCTGGAGAAGATCAGCCTCAAGTGGATCGATACCTCCTCCGAGTTCGGTCACGGTGCTTTCCAGACCCctgcggagaagaagcagttcCAGGGTACTCTCAAGAAGGATCTCACCTCCGCATAA